In Halorussus limi, a genomic segment contains:
- the hemC gene encoding hydroxymethylbilane synthase: MSKHGTEIRLATRGSDLALRQAGEVKAALEDRRFSVELVEVETTGDEIQDELIHRLGKTGAFVRSLDEKVLSGELDGAIHSMKDMPTESPDELVVAAIPERASANDALVTPDGKELEDLPEGATVGTSSLRRQAQLLHHRPDLNVEPLRGNVDTRAEKLLAPALQREHERRTEAEKEKQSDKAMAQKGHKKEYEGEFDRTVEEWFNDLAEVERRALEREVETEFDAIVLAQAGLERSGLAHHLEYVELPKSEFVPAPGQGALAVTALDGDLAGDLNTVLDHPRTRVETTVERTVLAELGGGCVAPIGVHGLIQGESVHVDVQVFSQDGTEIVEASRDVPVENHVSAAKELAADLAARGADDLIAAAKADEPREAKREGEEIHEE, from the coding sequence ATGAGCAAACACGGGACCGAGATACGCCTCGCGACGCGGGGGTCGGACCTCGCGCTCCGGCAGGCGGGCGAAGTGAAGGCCGCGCTGGAGGACCGACGGTTTTCGGTCGAGTTGGTCGAAGTCGAGACCACCGGCGACGAGATTCAGGACGAACTCATCCACCGACTCGGCAAGACCGGTGCCTTCGTCCGGAGTCTGGACGAGAAGGTGCTGTCGGGAGAACTCGACGGCGCGATTCACTCGATGAAGGACATGCCGACCGAGAGCCCCGACGAGTTGGTCGTCGCGGCCATTCCCGAGCGCGCCAGCGCCAACGACGCGCTGGTGACGCCCGACGGGAAGGAACTGGAGGACCTCCCGGAGGGCGCGACGGTGGGGACCTCCAGCCTCCGGCGGCAGGCCCAGTTGCTCCACCACCGGCCCGACCTGAACGTCGAACCGCTCCGGGGGAACGTGGACACCCGCGCCGAGAAGTTGCTCGCGCCCGCGCTCCAGCGCGAACACGAGCGACGGACCGAGGCCGAGAAGGAGAAGCAATCGGACAAGGCGATGGCCCAGAAGGGCCACAAGAAGGAGTACGAGGGTGAGTTCGACCGAACCGTCGAGGAGTGGTTCAACGACCTCGCGGAGGTCGAGCGCCGGGCGCTGGAGCGGGAGGTCGAGACCGAATTCGACGCCATCGTCCTCGCGCAGGCCGGACTGGAGCGGAGCGGACTCGCCCACCACCTCGAATACGTCGAACTGCCCAAGAGCGAGTTCGTGCCCGCGCCGGGGCAGGGCGCGCTCGCGGTGACGGCGCTCGACGGCGACCTCGCGGGCGACCTGAACACGGTGCTGGACCATCCCAGAACGCGGGTCGAGACCACCGTCGAGCGCACCGTCCTCGCGGAGTTGGGCGGCGGATGCGTCGCGCCCATCGGCGTCCACGGCCTGATTCAGGGCGAGAGCGTCCACGTGGACGTGCAGGTGTTCTCGCAGGACGGGACAGAAATCGTGGAGGCGAGTCGCGACGTGCCGGTCGAGAACCACGTCTCGGCCGCCAAGGAACTGGCCGCCGACCTCGCCGCGCGCGGGGCCGACGACCTCATCGCGGCCGCCAAGGCCGACGAACCGCGGGAAGCCAAGCGCGAAGGCGAGGAGATACACGAAGAATGA
- a CDS encoding TrmB family transcriptional regulator has translation MAGKSTEQLEYECANLLKEFGFSEYEAYTFVYLLRLGTGTAKDVAEVGDVPRTRVYDAVDALHEAGLVDIQHTSPKKFTPVSRESALRKLDLQRENTITELSELLEDLEPATQQPEEFGVWTVTNHEAVTSRLLEFIDDAEDELIYMTVDELLTDDHLDHLKAAEERGVDIYVAGLSDPVRAQIQEQVPSAELFETLWAWSEEGAGSLLVTDKRTALVSVLVDEDAPDGIHETGIWGTGENNSLVVVLRAIFTWRLDALTSESSE, from the coding sequence ATGGCGGGGAAGTCGACCGAACAGCTCGAATACGAGTGTGCCAATTTGCTCAAAGAGTTCGGCTTCAGTGAGTACGAGGCCTACACGTTCGTCTATCTCCTTCGACTCGGGACCGGCACCGCAAAGGACGTCGCAGAGGTCGGCGACGTGCCCCGCACCCGCGTCTACGACGCGGTCGACGCCCTCCACGAGGCCGGACTGGTCGATATCCAACACACGTCGCCCAAGAAATTCACGCCGGTGTCACGAGAGAGCGCCCTCCGAAAGCTCGACCTCCAACGCGAGAACACCATCACGGAGTTGAGCGAGTTGTTAGAGGACCTCGAACCCGCTACCCAGCAGCCCGAGGAGTTCGGGGTGTGGACGGTCACGAATCACGAGGCGGTCACCAGTCGACTCCTCGAATTCATCGACGACGCCGAAGACGAACTCATCTACATGACCGTCGACGAACTCCTCACCGACGACCACCTCGACCACCTGAAGGCGGCCGAGGAGCGCGGCGTCGACATCTATGTCGCGGGCCTTTCCGACCCCGTTCGGGCCCAGATTCAGGAGCAAGTTCCCTCGGCTGAACTCTTCGAGACGCTGTGGGCGTGGTCCGAGGAAGGTGCCGGAAGCCTGCTCGTCACCGACAAGCGAACCGCTCTCGTGAGTGTTCTCGTCGACGAAGACGCGCCGGACGGCATCCACGAGACCGGCATCTGGGGGACGGGTGAGAACAACAGTCTCGTCGTGGTGCTGCGGGCCATCTTCACTTGGCGACTCGACGCCCTCACCTCCGAATCCAGTGAATAG
- a CDS encoding RNA 2'-phosphotransferase → MTDSIYRCPDHGFVTGPEGETPACPECDRSVERILSGERRRRLSKFVSGALRHFPDDAGLDLDEQGWTDYDDLADAVVRKYDWADPDHLAAVAATDPKGRFEEENGRVRASYGHSVDVTLGATAEGEGGEVPDRLYHGTDPANLDSILAEGLRPMGRQEVHLSGSRAAAREVGRRHASTPVVLEIDAAEMVADGLRVDRRGEETYTADAVPPEYLAASDDRSQ, encoded by the coding sequence GTGACCGACTCCATCTACCGCTGTCCCGACCACGGGTTCGTGACCGGGCCCGAAGGCGAGACCCCGGCGTGCCCCGAGTGCGACCGGAGCGTCGAGCGCATCCTCTCGGGCGAGCGCAGGCGACGCCTCTCGAAGTTCGTCAGTGGTGCGCTCCGACACTTTCCCGACGACGCCGGCCTCGATCTCGACGAGCAGGGGTGGACCGACTACGACGACCTCGCGGACGCGGTGGTCCGGAAGTACGACTGGGCCGACCCCGACCACCTCGCGGCGGTGGCGGCGACCGACCCGAAAGGTCGGTTCGAGGAAGAGAACGGTCGAGTCAGGGCGTCCTACGGCCACTCGGTGGACGTGACGCTGGGCGCAACCGCGGAGGGGGAAGGCGGCGAAGTGCCGGACCGACTCTACCACGGCACCGACCCCGCGAATCTGGACTCGATTCTCGCCGAGGGACTTCGGCCGATGGGCCGCCAAGAGGTACATCTCTCGGGGAGTCGCGCGGCGGCCCGCGAGGTCGGGCGGCGTCACGCCTCGACGCCGGTCGTCCTCGAAATCGACGCCGCCGAGATGGTCGCGGACGGCCTGCGGGTCGACCGGCGCGGCGAGGAGACGTACACCGCGGACGCGGTGCCGCCGGAGTATCTGGCCGCTTCGGACGACCGCAGTCAGTAG
- a CDS encoding DUF5518 domain-containing protein, translating into MVERETTARTTDRPPVADERPPDDDPNTLTNAVVGAVVSVVGAPLLPFAAIGGGGVAGYLQGTDLREGAKVGAVSGAIATVPAFVLAWAVAGFLFIGMDPFLALTSLFAAFLFVLVAGYLVGAGALGGALGAYLRNEL; encoded by the coding sequence ATGGTCGAACGAGAGACCACCGCCCGAACCACAGACCGCCCTCCCGTCGCCGACGAGCGCCCGCCCGACGACGACCCGAACACCCTCACGAACGCGGTCGTCGGAGCGGTCGTCAGCGTCGTCGGCGCTCCGCTCCTCCCGTTCGCCGCCATCGGCGGCGGCGGAGTCGCGGGCTACTTGCAGGGGACCGACCTCCGAGAAGGTGCGAAGGTCGGAGCCGTCTCGGGCGCGATAGCGACGGTTCCGGCGTTCGTCCTCGCGTGGGCCGTCGCCGGGTTTCTGTTCATCGGGATGGACCCGTTCCTCGCGCTGACGAGCCTCTTCGCGGCCTTCCTCTTCGTGCTGGTCGCGGGCTACCTCGTCGGTGCCGGGGCGCTCGGCGGCGCGCTCGGGGCGTACCTCCGCAACGAACTGTGA
- a CDS encoding ammonium transporter: MLEAPLQVDPSSIASGVNNVWVLTVTFLIFFMHAGFAMLEAGQVRSKNVANQLTKNMLTWSVGVLVYFLVGAGLSSVVGGAADPFAYVDGGSDSWIGWLFGAVFAMTAATIVSGAVAGRAKLRAYVTYTVLLSAVIYPVVVGFTWAGGFLTDIGPGFQDFAGGMVVHGMGGIAGLTAAWILGPRMDRYNDDGSVNVIPGHSVTFAVLGTLILCFGWYGFNVGTAASVFVVENGTLALGAFADTVGRVALTTTLGMAAGAIGASTVSLVKTEKVDTLYVANGMLAGLVGITSNTNGITWVGALVVGLLAGGQLPVVFEFVERKLKIDDVCAVFPVHGSAGILGALLFPFFAVPGYEVSFVAQAVGVGVIALWTVSATGLVFGVLKLLGQARVSAEHEREGLDIAEHGVDTYPEFGRPDVTEGGSSAVRTDGAGWLRADGGESLPNAGQIKMVTAVVRPDRLSNVKTALAQVGAPSLTVTNVSGRGSQPAKTGQWRGEEYTVDLHQKVKVECVVADVPADEVVEAVREAADTGEPGDGKIFVIPVEDACQVRTGVRGTEAV, from the coding sequence ATGTTAGAGGCTCCCCTGCAGGTGGACCCCAGTTCGATAGCCAGCGGGGTCAACAACGTCTGGGTGCTGACCGTGACCTTCCTCATCTTCTTCATGCACGCGGGCTTCGCCATGCTGGAGGCGGGGCAGGTCCGGTCGAAGAACGTCGCCAACCAGTTGACCAAGAACATGCTGACGTGGAGCGTCGGCGTGCTGGTCTACTTCCTCGTCGGCGCGGGCCTCTCGTCCGTCGTCGGCGGGGCGGCCGACCCCTTCGCCTACGTCGACGGCGGTTCGGACTCGTGGATAGGGTGGCTGTTCGGCGCGGTGTTCGCCATGACCGCCGCGACCATCGTCTCCGGCGCGGTCGCAGGTCGGGCGAAGCTCCGGGCGTACGTGACCTACACCGTCCTGCTGTCGGCGGTCATCTACCCCGTCGTCGTGGGTTTCACGTGGGCGGGCGGCTTCCTCACCGACATCGGTCCGGGCTTTCAGGACTTCGCGGGCGGGATGGTCGTCCACGGGATGGGCGGCATCGCGGGCCTGACCGCGGCGTGGATTCTCGGTCCGCGGATGGACCGGTACAACGACGACGGCTCGGTCAACGTCATCCCCGGACACTCGGTGACGTTCGCGGTGCTGGGGACGCTCATCCTCTGTTTCGGCTGGTACGGCTTCAACGTCGGCACGGCCGCGAGCGTCTTCGTCGTCGAGAACGGCACGCTCGCGCTCGGCGCGTTCGCCGACACGGTGGGCCGGGTCGCGCTGACCACCACGCTCGGCATGGCCGCGGGAGCCATCGGAGCCAGCACCGTCTCGCTGGTCAAGACCGAGAAGGTGGACACGCTCTACGTCGCCAACGGGATGCTCGCCGGACTGGTGGGCATCACCAGCAACACCAACGGCATCACGTGGGTCGGCGCGCTGGTCGTCGGACTCCTCGCCGGCGGTCAGCTTCCGGTCGTCTTCGAGTTCGTGGAGCGGAAGCTCAAAATCGACGACGTCTGTGCGGTCTTCCCGGTTCACGGCTCGGCGGGCATCCTCGGGGCGCTCCTGTTCCCCTTCTTCGCCGTCCCGGGCTACGAGGTCAGCTTCGTCGCGCAGGCCGTCGGCGTCGGCGTCATCGCGCTGTGGACCGTCAGCGCGACCGGCCTCGTCTTCGGGGTCCTGAAACTGCTCGGGCAGGCCCGGGTCAGCGCGGAACACGAGCGCGAGGGCCTCGACATCGCGGAACACGGCGTGGACACCTACCCTGAGTTCGGTCGCCCGGACGTGACGGAAGGTGGCAGCAGCGCCGTCCGGACCGACGGAGCGGGTTGGCTCCGCGCCGACGGCGGCGAGAGCCTCCCCAACGCCGGCCAGATAAAGATGGTCACGGCCGTCGTTCGGCCCGACCGTCTCAGTAACGTGAAGACCGCCTTGGCGCAGGTCGGCGCGCCGAGCCTCACGGTCACGAACGTCTCTGGTCGCGGGAGCCAACCCGCGAAGACCGGCCAGTGGCGCGGCGAGGAGTACACCGTGGACCTCCACCAGAAGGTGAAAGTCGAGTGCGTGGTCGCGGACGTGCCCGCCGACGAGGTGGTCGAGGCTGTCCGCGAGGCCGCGGACACCGGCGAACCCGGCGACGGCAAAATCTTCGTCATCCCGGTCGAGGACGCCTGTCAGGTCCGGACCGGCGTTCGCGGCACCGAAGCGGTGTAG
- a CDS encoding uroporphyrinogen-III synthase, which translates to MTRETASRDAGATGSANRDVRVAVFRPDDERLAGAVELLDSLGADAVADPMLEVRPTGDAPADGEYVILTSKTGVELAAEAGWEPGDATVCAIGESTADALREAGYEVDIVPEEYSSSGLVETLEGEVEGARVEVARSDHGSEVLTDGLRDAGAGVNETTLYELVRPAGSGESAALAADGDLDAAVFTSSLTVAHFLDAAAERGVRDAAVEGLNDAVVGAIGDPTREAAESEGIAVDVVPEVADFEKLACEVVEEVAPTYHE; encoded by the coding sequence ATGACCCGAGAGACCGCGAGTCGGGACGCCGGCGCGACCGGGAGCGCAAACCGCGACGTGCGCGTCGCGGTCTTCCGACCGGACGACGAGCGCCTCGCCGGCGCGGTCGAACTGCTGGACTCGCTCGGTGCCGACGCCGTCGCGGACCCGATGCTCGAAGTCCGGCCGACCGGCGACGCGCCCGCCGACGGCGAGTACGTGATTCTGACGAGCAAGACCGGCGTCGAGTTGGCGGCCGAGGCCGGGTGGGAGCCCGGGGACGCCACCGTCTGTGCAATCGGCGAGAGCACGGCCGACGCGCTCCGCGAGGCGGGATACGAGGTAGACATCGTGCCCGAGGAGTACTCGTCGTCGGGGCTGGTCGAAACCCTCGAAGGCGAAGTCGAGGGCGCACGCGTCGAAGTCGCCCGGAGCGACCACGGGAGCGAGGTCCTGACCGACGGACTCCGCGACGCCGGTGCAGGCGTAAACGAAACTACGCTATATGAATTGGTCCGGCCGGCGGGCTCCGGCGAGTCCGCCGCCCTCGCCGCGGACGGCGACTTAGACGCCGCCGTCTTCACCTCGTCGCTGACGGTGGCCCACTTTCTGGACGCCGCGGCGGAGCGCGGAGTCCGCGACGCGGCGGTCGAGGGCCTGAACGATGCGGTCGTCGGTGCTATCGGCGACCCGACCCGCGAGGCGGCAGAGAGCGAGGGCATCGCGGTAGACGTTGTGCCGGAGGTCGCCGACTTCGAGAAGTTGGCCTGCGAGGTCGTCGAGGAAGTCGCGCCGACGTATCACGAGTAG
- a CDS encoding cupin domain-containing protein, whose translation MTDTEFRKVAVEDLPDAPNPTRHKKEVDEAVGATEFGFNVYVADPGQQLPWGEHRHPNHEELLYVVEGTIRVETPDGDYDVGTGEAFFVPPEARQRTVATGEGTARVIAVGAPKADDGAVIEERCPECGDETDRDYEQRDGGDTYVLYCADCGAEVRRMVAGPE comes from the coding sequence ATGACCGACACCGAGTTCCGAAAAGTCGCGGTCGAGGACCTCCCAGACGCTCCTAATCCGACTCGGCACAAGAAGGAAGTCGACGAGGCCGTCGGCGCTACCGAGTTCGGTTTCAACGTCTACGTCGCCGACCCCGGCCAGCAGTTACCGTGGGGCGAACACCGTCATCCGAACCACGAGGAACTGCTGTACGTCGTCGAGGGGACGATTCGCGTCGAGACGCCCGACGGCGACTACGACGTGGGGACGGGCGAGGCGTTCTTCGTGCCGCCCGAGGCCAGACAGCGCACAGTTGCGACTGGCGAAGGGACCGCACGGGTAATCGCGGTCGGCGCACCGAAGGCCGACGACGGCGCGGTCATCGAGGAGCGATGTCCGGAGTGCGGCGACGAGACCGACCGCGACTACGAACAACGGGACGGCGGTGACACGTACGTCCTCTACTGCGCGGACTGCGGGGCCGAGGTCAGACGAATGGTCGCAGGCCCGGAGTAA
- a CDS encoding DedA family protein, whose product MVGVGLFFIGNQELAEAWLNQYGLLALFFIMILEGAMLLYFAPSETVVPVAVAALADSPSDYATIAVIVAVSVVGATIGQYALFLLAKRGGREYLLEKRWFRIDESQLDRFDGWFDRWGPVAVPVSNALLFTRGMLTVPAGFAEMDDRKFVVLSALGTLVFETALALVGPRIFRAALELL is encoded by the coding sequence GTGGTCGGCGTCGGCCTGTTCTTCATCGGGAACCAAGAACTCGCGGAGGCGTGGCTCAACCAGTACGGCCTGCTCGCGCTGTTCTTCATCATGATTCTGGAGGGCGCGATGCTGCTGTACTTCGCGCCGAGTGAGACCGTCGTGCCGGTAGCGGTCGCCGCGTTGGCCGACTCTCCGAGCGATTACGCGACCATCGCGGTCATCGTGGCGGTTTCGGTCGTCGGCGCTACTATCGGGCAGTACGCCCTGTTCCTGCTGGCGAAGCGCGGCGGCAGGGAGTACCTGCTCGAAAAGCGGTGGTTCCGCATCGACGAGAGCCAACTCGACCGCTTCGACGGGTGGTTCGACCGTTGGGGACCCGTCGCCGTCCCCGTGAGCAACGCGCTGCTGTTCACCCGCGGCATGCTGACGGTCCCCGCCGGGTTCGCCGAGATGGACGACCGCAAGTTCGTCGTGCTGTCGGCCCTCGGCACGCTCGTCTTCGAGACGGCGCTCGCGCTGGTCGGTCCCCGCATCTTCCGGGCCGCGTTAGAACTCCTATAG
- a CDS encoding single-stranded-DNA-specific exonuclease RecJ, which produces MASAGPVPALADRAAACADRLRDADEVLLASHIDADGLTSAAVASAALERAGIPFEAVFSKQLDAEEVAAIAATDYETVLFTDFGSGQLDIIADHEAAGDFTPVIADHHQPADPDTEFHLNPLLFDLDGSSELSGAGAAYVLARALESAGTDNRDLAGLAVVGAVGDMQTTDGELVGANRSIVEEGKAAGVVEARTDLSMYGKQTRPLPKMLEYASDTRIPGITNNENGVLRFLDGLDIELKDDDGEWRCWVDLTEDERSTVSNALIQRALSKGVSPDRIDRLVGTAYTLTEEPEGTELRDVSEFSTLLNATARYERADVGLAVCLGNVTSLDGRDDALDCARELLRNHRRNLSEGLQLVKREGVTKEENVQWFHAEDRIRETIVGIVAGMAVGSEGIDRGTPIVAFAEKTEDGEEGDEVTEVKVSARGTPALTRRGLDLSVVMREASQAVGGDGGGHNVAAGATVPKGTEDEFVALADELVGEQLG; this is translated from the coding sequence ATGGCTTCCGCTGGTCCCGTTCCCGCCCTCGCAGACCGCGCCGCCGCGTGCGCCGACCGACTGCGGGACGCCGACGAGGTGCTCCTCGCGTCCCACATCGACGCCGACGGCCTGACGAGCGCCGCAGTCGCGTCGGCGGCGCTCGAACGCGCGGGCATCCCGTTCGAGGCCGTCTTCAGCAAGCAGTTGGACGCCGAGGAGGTCGCGGCCATCGCGGCGACCGACTACGAGACGGTGCTGTTCACCGACTTCGGGAGCGGCCAGTTAGACATCATCGCCGACCACGAGGCGGCGGGCGATTTCACGCCGGTCATCGCCGACCACCACCAACCCGCCGACCCGGACACCGAGTTCCACCTGAATCCGTTGCTGTTCGACCTCGACGGGTCGTCGGAACTCTCCGGCGCAGGCGCTGCCTACGTCCTCGCACGCGCGTTGGAGTCCGCCGGGACCGACAACCGCGACTTGGCCGGACTCGCGGTCGTCGGCGCGGTCGGCGACATGCAGACCACCGACGGCGAGTTGGTCGGCGCGAACCGGTCCATCGTGGAGGAGGGGAAAGCCGCGGGCGTCGTGGAAGCCCGGACCGACCTGTCGATGTACGGCAAGCAGACCCGACCGCTCCCCAAGATGCTGGAGTACGCCAGCGACACGCGCATCCCCGGCATCACGAACAACGAGAACGGCGTCCTCCGATTCCTCGACGGACTCGACATCGAACTCAAGGACGACGACGGCGAGTGGCGCTGTTGGGTCGACCTGACCGAGGACGAGCGGAGTACGGTCTCGAACGCGCTCATCCAGCGCGCGCTCTCGAAGGGCGTCAGCCCCGACCGCATCGACCGACTGGTCGGCACGGCCTACACCTTGACCGAAGAACCCGAAGGGACCGAACTCCGCGACGTGAGCGAGTTCTCCACGCTCCTGAACGCGACGGCGCGTTACGAGCGGGCCGACGTGGGACTGGCGGTCTGTCTGGGCAACGTAACGTCGCTGGACGGCCGCGACGACGCGCTCGACTGCGCGAGGGAACTGCTCCGCAACCACCGCCGGAACCTCTCGGAGGGCCTCCAACTCGTCAAGCGCGAGGGCGTCACGAAGGAGGAGAACGTCCAGTGGTTCCACGCCGAGGACCGCATCCGCGAGACCATCGTCGGCATCGTCGCCGGGATGGCAGTCGGGTCCGAGGGCATCGACCGCGGGACGCCAATCGTCGCCTTCGCCGAGAAGACTGAAGACGGCGAGGAAGGCGACGAGGTGACAGAGGTGAAAGTCTCGGCGCGCGGGACGCCCGCACTCACCCGACGCGGACTGGACCTCTCGGTCGTGATGCGCGAGGCGTCGCAGGCGGTCGGCGGCGACGGCGGCGGCCACAACGTCGCCGCGGGCGCGACGGTTCCGAAGGGAACCGAAGACGAGTTCGTCGCGCTCGCCGACGAGTTGGTCGGCGAACAGCTCGGGTGA
- the hemB gene encoding porphobilinogen synthase, whose protein sequence is MDLTDRPRRLRRDGIRGMVSETDVDASDLIAPVFVDATTDERVPIETMPGHERVPVEDAVTRVEEVLETGVEAVMLFGIPESKDERGTRAWAEDGVVQEATRRVTAETDAYVITDVCLCEYTSHGHCGVLEDGAAEGDERLTVRNDETLDLLGKIATSHAEAGADMVAPSGMMDGMVGAIRESLDDEGFSDVPIMSYAAKYESAFYGPFRDAADGAPAFGDRRHYQMDPANRREALREVRLDVEQGADVLMVKPALPYLDIVRDLREEFDHPVAAYNVSGEYAMLHAASEKGWLSLEEVAMESLVSMKRAGADLILTYFAEDVAESL, encoded by the coding sequence ATGGACCTCACAGACCGGCCCCGTCGCCTCCGGCGGGACGGAATCCGCGGGATGGTCAGCGAGACCGACGTGGACGCGAGCGACCTCATCGCGCCCGTCTTCGTGGACGCGACGACCGACGAGCGAGTACCCATCGAGACGATGCCGGGCCACGAGCGCGTCCCGGTCGAAGACGCCGTCACGCGCGTTGAGGAAGTACTCGAAACCGGCGTCGAGGCCGTGATGCTGTTCGGGATTCCCGAGTCGAAGGACGAACGGGGCACCCGCGCGTGGGCCGAAGACGGCGTGGTGCAGGAGGCGACCCGGCGCGTGACAGCGGAGACCGACGCCTACGTGATTACCGACGTGTGTCTCTGTGAGTACACGAGTCACGGCCACTGCGGAGTACTGGAAGACGGCGCGGCCGAGGGCGACGAGCGCCTGACCGTGCGGAACGACGAGACGCTCGACCTGCTCGGGAAGATAGCCACCTCTCACGCCGAGGCCGGGGCCGACATGGTCGCGCCCTCCGGAATGATGGACGGGATGGTCGGAGCCATCCGGGAGTCGCTCGACGACGAGGGCTTTTCGGACGTGCCGATTATGAGTTACGCCGCTAAGTACGAGTCGGCGTTCTACGGTCCCTTCCGAGACGCCGCCGACGGCGCGCCAGCGTTCGGCGACCGGCGACACTACCAGATGGACCCCGCCAACCGACGGGAGGCCCTGCGCGAGGTCCGCCTCGACGTGGAACAGGGCGCGGACGTGCTGATGGTCAAGCCCGCGCTGCCCTACCTCGACATCGTGCGTGACCTCCGCGAGGAGTTCGACCACCCCGTCGCGGCGTACAACGTCTCGGGCGAGTACGCGATGCTCCACGCCGCCAGCGAGAAGGGGTGGCTGAGTCTGGAGGAGGTGGCGATGGAGTCGCTCGTGTCGATGAAGCGCGCCGGGGCGGACCTGATTCTGACGTACTTCGCCGAGGACGTGGCCGAGAGCCTCTGA
- the hemL gene encoding glutamate-1-semialdehyde 2,1-aminomutase: protein MNHERSRDLYDRALSVLPGGVNSPVRATRPYPFFVEKGDGAHVVDADGNKYVDYVMGYGPLLLGHDLPQEVESQIQSQLSDGPMYGAPAEVEVQLAEFIARHVQSVEMLRFVNSGTEATTSAVRLARGYTGRDKIVVMQGGYHGAQESTLVEGKSGGVGSPSSDGIPEAFAAETITVPFNDERAVREVFEERGDEIAAVLAEPVLGNCASVGPVEGYLDALREVTKDHGALLIFDEVMTGFRVGGLQCAQGKFGVTPDLTTFAKVIGGGFPVGAVGGPAEIMESFTPTGDVFQAGTYSGHPLSLTAGLEMLRYAADNDVYDRLSDLGDRLRSGLTDILEDRAPEYTVTGYDSMFKVVFTRDGPRDPSGQCEAGCRQDPECPRYEYCPKNKADVDAAETERWERLFWPAMRDEGVFLTANQYESQFLSYAHTEEDIERTLEAYKSAL from the coding sequence ATGAACCACGAACGCTCCCGCGACCTGTACGACCGGGCGCTCTCGGTCCTGCCCGGCGGCGTCAACTCGCCGGTTCGGGCGACCCGACCGTACCCGTTCTTCGTGGAGAAGGGCGACGGCGCGCACGTCGTTGACGCGGACGGCAACAAGTACGTCGACTACGTGATGGGGTACGGTCCCCTGCTTCTGGGCCACGACCTGCCGCAGGAGGTCGAGTCCCAGATTCAGTCACAACTCTCGGACGGGCCGATGTACGGCGCGCCCGCGGAAGTCGAGGTCCAACTCGCGGAGTTCATCGCGCGTCACGTCCAGAGCGTCGAGATGCTCCGGTTCGTCAACTCCGGCACCGAGGCGACCACCTCCGCGGTCAGGTTGGCCCGCGGCTACACCGGACGGGACAAGATAGTCGTCATGCAGGGCGGCTACCACGGCGCACAGGAGTCGACGCTCGTAGAGGGGAAGTCCGGCGGCGTCGGGTCGCCCAGTTCCGACGGCATCCCCGAGGCGTTCGCCGCGGAGACCATCACCGTGCCGTTCAACGACGAGCGAGCGGTCCGCGAGGTGTTCGAGGAGCGAGGCGACGAAATCGCGGCGGTCCTCGCCGAACCGGTTCTGGGCAACTGCGCCTCCGTGGGACCGGTCGAGGGCTACCTCGACGCCCTGCGCGAAGTGACGAAGGACCACGGCGCGCTCCTGATTTTCGACGAGGTGATGACCGGGTTCCGCGTCGGCGGCCTCCAGTGCGCGCAGGGCAAGTTCGGCGTCACGCCCGACCTGACGACGTTCGCGAAGGTCATCGGCGGCGGCTTCCCGGTCGGTGCGGTCGGCGGTCCAGCCGAAATCATGGAGTCGTTCACGCCGACCGGCGACGTGTTCCAAGCGGGGACCTACTCGGGCCACCCACTCTCGCTCACCGCGGGACTGGAGATGCTCCGATACGCCGCGGACAACGACGTGTACGACCGCCTCAGCGACCTCGGCGACCGGTTGCGCTCGGGCCTCACCGACATCCTCGAAGACCGAGCGCCCGAGTACACCGTCACGGGCTACGACAGCATGTTCAAGGTCGTCTTCACGCGCGACGGCCCGCGCGACCCGTCGGGCCAGTGCGAGGCGGGGTGCCGACAGGACCCCGAGTGCCCCCGGTACGAGTACTGCCCCAAGAACAAGGCCGACGTGGACGCCGCGGAGACCGAGCGGTGGGAGCGACTCTTCTGGCCCGCGATGCGCGACGAGGGCGTCTTCCTGACCGCGAACCAGTACGAGTCGCAGTTCCTCAGCTACGCCCACACCGAGGAGGACATCGAGCGGACGCTGGAAGCCTACAAGTCGGCGCTGTAG